The genomic segment tttttttttggcttcgaCGATAAAGGCAAacttgtaaaggtatagagaatGACAATCACTTAAATCGCTTGgaaacgcgccaagcaaacgcttttattcaaacttataaaacttcctttttacaagttatgaatctaagcctactctcttgtctatctaacacaacaccctgtgtagatctaaaagagtaaaacacactcaccttcaaagctcTTTTTGTTTGCTCGAAGGTTTACAAATCTCTCAAACTTATCCCACGAGTGCTAACTCTTTTTGCGGCCAGCCCTCGTCCTTTTAAACCCTTCACAAatgatctctaacctagatctttgtgaatccctaactaaaaggaaatattccttatcctaaGAAATATCCTCCCTAATCCTCtcgatcaaatatactctcaatcttctcgtgtatatcttgatcttcctcttcctttcttctcaCGCTCCTTATCACGACTCCCATAATCTTCTTCCACGTCAGCTCAACTaccacgtcagcatatcagcGCTCTGAGACACTCCGCAAGCTCCTGTCACtttcagagctctgatgcactttcaatctccccctttttgactgaatctTGCCACACAAGCAACCGCAGCATCAAACCTGAAAATGCACAGACAAACACAGCCAAGACAAGAACACAACCATACTAGCAAAATATTCCAGCAATCAACACAAGACGGTTAACCGACAAAGacttgttaaaataaattgttcaaaaccaaaacagaaacaaaataacaacaagTCTAAGTTTTAAACAGGGGAGAACCACatgaaagtaaataaaaacaatgagCAACGATAACAACTGCTCCCCCATAGCATAACCTCCCCCTTAGACCTCTGAATCAGactcatctccccctgcttgtttgGCACAGTTTAGCCAAAAATACCAAGAAACTAAACTAGAAACTGGAGCAAATATCAAAGTGAGAAACAACTTACCAGCGTCCAAGGCATCTTGCAGAATCTTGATCGCCAACCGGATGGCTTTGCGCTCTGCAGATGAACCCCTACGAACAGTCTTTTCAGCGGAACGCGACACAGTCTGCTTCCCCTTTGTCTTTTTCACGTCTTGTTGCTGAAGACTCGGAACAGGGCGTTGTGCTGCAAGGAGCTGATGGATAAGGCTTGGAAAAGGTAGACGAAATCCTGACTGAGCTTGCAGACCCAACTGTATGATCTGTTCGTAGATCATTCTCCCAAAATCAAAGGGAATACgatgcatgatcatgtagatcaccatGGCTCTGTTCGCGGATATGTACCCTGTATTCACCGTGGGAGACCAGTTGCTGCAGCAAATCTTATTCAGATCCTTGATCACTGGGTCCTTAATCGCCGTCGATACAAGCTGCTTGCAAGTCTTCACTTGACCACCAGACAAAAAGAGTGCGAGATCCTCCTCCAGGATTGCAGCCGTCTGTAGTTTTTGCTCACGAATATCAACTGATTGAAGACCAAACAGAGCATTGATGCGGCTGGGAGAAAACTCGTACATCCAATCTCTGACAAGCACATCAACTGAGTTTCCTTCAACCTTGACTGTAGGAAGATTCGCCCAGAACTCATAAACAATCTCAGAATCATAGGGAACAATTTGGGTGACCGTTTTTGACAGACCAACTTGCTCAAGCAACTCCCTAGTAGAAACACCTACTCCCTGAGTATAGCTAACCTCAGCAGCAATGGTTCGAGAGGTGAAGAAACCATACCGTCGAGCAGCCTCAGCAGATATGAACCGTTTTGTGTCAAAGTCCTTAGACGATGCACCGCGTGAGGAGGACACACCCTTGTCCTTACGAAGAGACGGACGCTTGGATTCACGACCATCTGTATCCGCAGCTGATTGTCTCTTACGCAGACGAGACGAGATTCCCTGGTTCGACACCTTGGGAATGGGGACATCACCAGTGAGATCGACGACCGGAAATTGAGACGTCACCTCTTTcggcggagaagacgaagagtcgCAAGTTTCTTGGTTCCCGTGAGAGGGCGAGGGAACTTGATTCACCCGAGGCGAAGATGCAGCTACGGACTCCTCCTGAGGCTGGTAAACCACCATGGCAGTCGCGGGATCGATCGGAGCCAGTGGAGTGGGCGGAGGCAACGAGGACGGTGGGGTGTGAAGCTCCTCATCTGAGCTAGAGTCATAGTGGAAACCACTAAAGATGGACTTCATCGTTGATAGAGCGTTGATcgaacagagaagaagagatttgaGCAGAAGATTAATCGACACAGGATTGAAATCTCAAGGGTGATGAGGAAAACGCCAAAACCCTAGCTGCTCCTTTTTATACACCTCCGTGTGTTTCAGTGGGCTGCCCAAACTCGGCCCAAAACATTAAGGATTTCCTAAAACCACTTAATTAAACATTAGTGTACACTGCATCTATTTCCTCATTTGACTGCATTTAATCGTTAATTCAATCAATCACAGTTAATATTCATGCAAtaaatctcattcttcttcctttttcagTCCTAATTAACAGATTCATGAACCAAACACACAGATACACACAGCCACTAATGATAGATTCATGAGGGACCCTGAACGAGAATTAAACACACATGagcattaaatattttgtttttttttttttttttactcaacaTTAAACAGTGCAGAACACTAACCAGACCTTTGTCGTATCAGCCACTTGTTCAGAACCTTCACCAGAAActatcacaacctcttgaattTTCGAAGATCAGAGGACTGTTGCATGTGGGTAGTCTTTCACACTGGCATGCCTTTAGTCTACAATCCATCCCAACATGTTAAGGCAGCTGGAGttcatctctttgaagagcaccttttttttttttttttttttttttattattattatttttttatcaaatagcCTTATGATGACTGTTTCAGCATCTTGAGCTTCAGTGACATCATTAGATTGCGTCAGCCACTGATTTGGAACTCATCATTTcttaggttgtgaaaccttcgAATGATTGTGCatgtctcttcacagctctttgacctccttaaTCATGACAACGTTTAACAGGATGGATAGACCGGCATGACAGGCAGCTATTTCCCACACTTCTTCAGATgttgatcttctatatattccaGGATTTCTATGATCTGTTCTAGTTCCAGTTCCTGTCTTAGACCAACACAACTCAGAAAAATAGTTAGAGTTCACAGACACCAATAGACTTCCTCAGATTTATGAATCTGTTGAAATCCAGAGGcttagtaaacaaatcagccaATTGAAAATCAGTGCTCACATGGTCTATCTCaatcagtttcgcctcaacaagttcacgaacaaagtggtgtctaatatctatgtgttttgttctaGAATGCTGGACAGGATTCTTAGAGATGTTTATAGCACtcaaattatcacaatgaattaacaAAGTGtcagaatccataccatagtcAGAGGACATTTGACGCATCCACAGGAGCTGTGTACAACAACTGCCCAAGGCAATGTATTCTGCCTCAGCGGTTGACAGTGAGACACTGTTCTGCTTCTTGCTGTGCCATGAAATTAGATTGTTGCCCATAAAGAAGCATCCTCCACTAGTACTTCGGCGATCATCCACAGAacctgcccaatcagcatcgCAGTACCCGCTCAGACTGGTGTTGGTATCCTTAGTGAAGAAAATACCAAAGTTCACTGTCCCCTTGatgtacttgatgatcttcttgactGCTAGCAAGTGTGACAGCTTGGGCTTGGCCTGGTACCGTGCACAAATCCCTACTGACAGACAAATGTCAGGCCTACTTGCTGTCAGGTAGAGCAAGCTCCCAATCATACCTCTGTATAGTCTTTCATCCACATCCTCTCCTTCCTCATCTTTTGAAAGCTTGTCATTGACCCCCATAGGTACCTTGGATTCTTTACTCTTCCCTAAACCAAATCGCTGAACCAATTCTTTAGCATAGGTGCTTTGAGACACAAAGATCCCATCAGCTGATTGTTCTACTTGCAGACCCAAGAAGTATTTCagctctcccaccatactcatCTCAAACTCCTGTGACATGTTCTTCACGAACCTTTGCACCAGAGATTGACAGGTAGAACCAAAAATAATGTCGTCCACATAGATCTGAACAAACATCAaggccttgttgttgttgagaacaAACAGTGTCTTGTCTACACTTCCACGAACATATCCTTGATCCAGAAGAAATGTTGTTAACCTCTCATACCATGCTCTTGGAGCCTGCTTGAGACCATATAGCGCTTTCTTCAGACGATACACATGCTCAGGATGTTGTGGGTTCTCAAAGCCTTTTGGTTGTTCTACAAACACTTCTTCTTGTAGAATCCCATTCAGAAATGCACTTTTCACATCCATCTGATGTAAAGTAAACTTGAGAGCACATGCCATTCCAAACATGAACCTGATGGATTCTAGCCTCGCTACCGGAGCAAAGGTTTCATCAAAGTCAACTCCTTCGACTTGAGAGTAACCTTGGGCCACAAGTCTTGCTTTATTTCTCACAATGCATCCACTGGCATCACTCTTATTCTTGAAGATCCACTTCGTTCCCACTATATTGACATTAGCTGGCCGTTTAGTGAGTTCCCACACATCGCTGCGCTCAAATTGTTCCAGCTCATCTTGCATTGCAGCAACCCAGAACTCATCCCGAAGAGCCTCTTTGTGATTCTTTGGTTCCATAGTGGAAACAAAACAGGCGAATTGAACAATTTCAGAGTCCTGAGTGACAGTGTCCGGAACTGCAGTCTTCTGTTTCCTTCCGGCCAGTTGAGCAAAGTCAATTTGTTTGCCCCTGGTAACTCTACCCCCCTGAATCGCACCGATAACATCACCTGAGGAGTGATTCCGATGAACCTgagaagatggaggaagctCGTCTGGTGANCGCCTCAACAAGTTCACgaacaaagtggtgtctaatatctatgtgttttgttctaGAATGCTGGACAGGATTCTTAGAGATGTTTATAGCACtcaaattatcacaatgaattaacaAAGTGtcagaatccataccatagtcAGAGGACATTTGACGCATCCACAGGAGCTGTGTACAACAACTGCCCAAGGCAATGTATTCTGCCTCAGCGGTTGACAGTGAGACACTGTTCTGCTTCTTGCTGTGCCATGAAATTAGATTGTTGCCCATAAAGAAGCATCCTCCACTAGTACTTCGGCGATCATCCACAGAacctgcccaatcagcatcgCAGTACCCGCTCAGACTAGTGTTGGTATCCTTAGTGAAGAAAATACCAAAGTTCACTGTCCCCTTGatgtacttgatgatcttcttgactGCTAGCAGGTGTGACAGCTTGGGCTTGGCCTGGTACCGTGCACAAATCCCTACTGACAGACAAATGTCAGGCCTACTTACTGTCAGGTAAAGCAAGCTCCCAATCATACCTCTGTATAGTCTTTCATCCACATCCTCTCCTTCCTCATCTTTTGAAAGCTTGTCATTGACCCCCATAGGTACCTTGGATTCTTTACTCTTCCCTAAACCAAATCGCTGAACCAATTCTTTAGCATAGGTGCTTTGAGACACAAAGATCCCATCAGCTGATTGTTCTACTTGCAGACCCAAGAAGTATTTCagctctcccaccatactcatCTCAAACTCCTGTGACATGTTCTTCACGAACCTTTGCACCAGAGATTGACAGGTAGAACCAAAAATAATGTCGTCCACATAGATCTGAACAAACATCAaggccttgttgttgttgagaacaAACAGTGTCTTGTCTACACTTCCACGAACATATCCTTGATCCAGAAGAAATGTTGTTAACCTCTCATACCATGCTCTTGGAGCCTGCTTGAGACCATATAGCGCTTTCTTCAGACGATACACATGCTCAGGATGTTGTGGGTTCTCAAAGCCTTTTGGTTGTTCTACAAACACTTCTTCTTGTAGAATCCCATTCAGAAATGCACTTTTCACATCCATCTGATGTAAAGTAAACTTGAGAGCACATGCCATTCCAAACATGAACCTGATGGATTCTAGCCTCGCTACCGGAGCAAAGGTTTCATCAAAGTCAACTCCTTCGACTTGAGAGTAACCTTGGGCCACAAGTCTTGCTTTATTTCTCACAATGCATCCACTGGCATCACTCTTATTCTTGAAGATCCACTTCGTTCCCACTATATTGACATTAGCTGGCCGTTTAGTGAGTTCCCACACATCGCTGCGCTCAAATTGTTCCAGCTCATCTTGCATTGCAGCAACCCAGAACTCATCCCGAAGAGCCTCTTTGTGATTCTTTGGTTCCATAGTGGAAACAAAACAGGCGAATTGAACAATTTCAGAGTCCTGAGTGACAGTGTCCGGAACTGCAGTCTTCTGTTTCCTTCCGGCCAGTTGAGCAAAGTCAATTTGTTTGCCCCTGGTAACTCTACCCCCCTGAATCGCACCGATAACATCACCTGAGGAGTGATTCCGATGAACCTgagaagatggaggaagctCGTCTGGTGACAGTCCGGGACTGGTACCAGTATGATCACTAAAACTCTCAGAGGCTTGCTCAGACTTCTCATCATCAGTTACCAGATCCTTGTCAGAGAGAACAGGCACCATATCAATTCGTTGAAACGAAGTATCATCAAAGACAACATTTACTGTTTCTTGAACTGATCTTGTGCGTTTGTTGTAGACACGAAAAGCAGTGCTGTGTCCGGAGTAACCAAGAAAGATCCCTTCATCACTCTTCGAGTCAAATTTACCCAAC from the Camelina sativa cultivar DH55 chromosome 12, Cs, whole genome shotgun sequence genome contains:
- the LOC104733649 gene encoding uncharacterized protein LOC104733649 encodes the protein MEKSLDFVAVQSPLKLDPECFGFWKVSIKQAISSIDMEAWFAVEDGWSHPTEKNEKGDLVLKHRKKWTAEEKAESKHNSQALSVIFKSLPRDIFNQVQGCDAAKEAWDILVVTFEGTSRVKRTRLDNLASDFENLHMTETESVAEYSSRLSGIAQEAVVLGKRYKDKKLVKKFLRSLPDKFQPHRSAIDVSLNSDELKYNQVVGMMQAFEIQLKKKEKINEKSFALKAIEEQKIAESQEVADEEKVGLLVKKYFRKMERGQRKGTSPVLKSDTDKEIRKGDKQERQCAECEGFGHYKSECPNNKRKNSLQCYGCKGYGHTKFDCPSRENKQKSYITWSESDSDEEVGKGEVLNSFLALLGVIEEDEEDDVVLEIKDVDEKVNSDSEGEEADLSVEDQIELLIKTVVQKTQDNTQLTSKRDTLQLHVAMISKELSEEKAKTLRLEKQLDEQLKNIRMLNKGTKDLDTLLSTGRSSNLKWGLGYQGTNTNPTTKFVKGVESAPEQKERNFSQTTRRCDQAPVNPNSRNPRMVAFPEVNTRPPYVSSGFLQTSRRPVQRSRRRGCWYCGHLTHYKAQCYQFQNRVMQRCAFYPAVRRNTQEYVRKDDLYCHVAFTAEKTEADQAKWYFDSGCSRHMTGARDNLSHLEGVAGGRVTFGDGGKGTIRGKGTTGGESQPHLKDVFLVEGLKANLISISQLCDEGLDVTFTKKGCKAVDQQGSIQLRGRRSGNNCYMWKSSIQCFNTTAELDTELWHQKLGHLNIRTMMKLANQEVVRGIPKLKSDPHFICGPCNKGKQIKTSHGPVTDIRTSHALQLVHMDLMGPIQVQSISGRRFIFVMVDDFTRYTWVRFLREKADALECFRILALQIKSEKYSIQVIRSDHGGEFQNDKFDQFCGNQGIVHQYSAPRTPEQNGVVERKNRTLQEMARAMLHGNQVPHRFWDEAVNTACYIINRVYVRPGTSKTPYELWKGKPPTVSYFHVFGCLCYILNDKDQLGKFDSKSDEGIFLGYSGHSTAFRVYNKRTRSVQETVNVVFDDTSFQRIDMVPVLSDKDLVTDDEKSEQASESFSDHTGTSPGLSPDELPPSSQVHRNHSSGDVIGAIQGGRVTRGKQIDFAQLAGRKQKTAVPDTVTQDSEIVQFACFVSTMEPKNHKEALRDEFWVAAMQDELEQFERSDVWELTKRPANVNIVGTKWIFKNKSDASGCIVRNKARLVAQGYSQVEGVDFDETFAPVARLESIRFMFGMACALKFTLHQMDVKSAFLNGILQEEVFVEQPKGFENPQHPEHVYRLKKALYGLKQAPRAWYERLTTFLLDQGYVRGSVDKTLFVLNNNKALMFVQIYVDDIIFGSTCQSLVQRFVKNMSQEFEMSMVGELKYFLGLQVEQSADGIFVSQSTYAKELVQRFGLGKSKESKVPMGVNDKLSKDEEGEDVDERLYRGMIGSLLYLTVSRPDICLSVGICARYQAKPKLSHLLAVKKIIKYIKGTVNFGIFFTKDTNTSLSGYCDADWAGSVDDRRSTSGGCFFMGNNLISWHSKKQNSVSLSTAEAEYIALGSCCTQLLWMRQMSSDYDELPPSSQVHRNHSSGDVIGAIQGGRVTRGKQIDFAQLAGRKQKTAVPDTVTQDSEIVQFACFVSTMEPKNHKEALRDEFWVAAMQDELEQFERSDVWELTKRPANVNIVGTKWIFKNKSDASGCIVRNKARLVAQGYSQVEGVDFDETFAPVARLESIRFMFGMACALKFTLHQMDVKSAFLNGILQEEVFVEQPKGFENPQHPEHVYRLKKALYGLKQAPRAWYERLTTFLLDQGYVRGSVDKTLFVLNNNKALMFVQIYVDDIIFGSTCQSLVQRFVKNMSQEFEMSMVGELKYFLGLQVEQSADGIFVSQSTYAKELVQRFGLGKSKESKVPMGVNDKLSKDEEGEDVDERLYRGMIGSLLYLTASRPDICLSVGICARYQAKPKLSHLLAVKKIIKYIKGTVNFGIFFTKDTNTSLSGYCDADWAGSVDDRRSTSGGCFFMGNNLISWHSKKQNSVSLSTAEAEYIALGSCCTQLLWMRQMSSDYGTGTRTDHRNPGIYRRSTSEEVWEIAACHAGLSILLNVVMIKEVKEL